From Bradyrhizobium sp. NDS-1, the proteins below share one genomic window:
- a CDS encoding Smr/MutS family protein: MKRSSRPPVLEPRPSPRRRALSAEEHALWDSVAKQVKPLRKHRAAKGVIKAPPAPGSEPSPVAPAVRPAPSLRPVAAAPALRVAKPSVPPLAPLSKRERTKLSRGRSEIEARLDLHGMTQTRAHRALTGFLHRAHHDGLTFVLVITGKGRSGGESGVLRRLVPEWLSLPEFRTFVVGFETAHIGHGGEGALYVRIRRARV, encoded by the coding sequence ATGAAGCGATCGTCCCGTCCGCCCGTGCTGGAGCCTCGCCCCTCGCCGCGTCGCCGCGCGCTGAGCGCGGAGGAGCACGCGCTGTGGGACTCTGTCGCAAAGCAGGTCAAGCCGCTGAGGAAGCATCGCGCGGCAAAGGGTGTGATCAAGGCGCCGCCGGCGCCCGGCAGCGAACCCTCGCCCGTCGCTCCGGCCGTGAGGCCGGCACCATCGCTGCGCCCCGTTGCCGCCGCACCGGCGCTGCGCGTCGCAAAGCCGTCCGTTCCGCCTCTGGCGCCGCTCAGCAAGCGCGAGCGGACAAAACTCTCGCGTGGCCGCAGCGAGATCGAGGCGCGGCTCGATCTGCATGGCATGACCCAGACGCGCGCCCATCGCGCGCTGACCGGATTCCTGCACCGCGCCCATCACGACGGCCTGACCTTCGTCCTCGTCATCACCGGCAAGGGCCGCAGCGGCGGCGAAAGCGGTGTGCTGCGCCGCCTGGTGCCGGAATGGCTGAGCCTGCCGGAATTCCGCACCTTCGTCGTCGGCTTCGAGACCGCGCATATCGGCCACGGCGGCGAGGGAGCGTTGTATGTGAGGATCAGGCGGGCGAGGGTTTAG